The following are encoded together in the Vigna angularis cultivar LongXiaoDou No.4 chromosome 9, ASM1680809v1, whole genome shotgun sequence genome:
- the LOC108346302 gene encoding NAC domain-containing protein 6-like, translating to MENIVSILDHMPVGFRFRPTDEELVSYYLKHKLLGDDFSVQVIPEIDLCRVEPWDVPAKSVIKSDDPEWFFFSSVDYKYSNSKRVNRTTEHGFWKATGNDRKIRIGGTNNVIGTKKTLVFHEGRVPRGVKTNWVIHEYHALTSHESQRTFVLCRLMKKFERKHEGGIEAPNLPDYGNPIPAEQIPSVVDVSPRVIVDPDFPEDIFLPPEQQSPVGIDLGELFLNPSALDACFGNESSNAQIPFRDTDDEDEFVNSIWVDDEELVINEERRHCFVNRSTQPKSLSRVYNASSGTDAEVVSNLHANICSGEYSGGMSSLDSNHEAHKGKKESIIQDDFWAVETSSCDSTADEHIEISSSSSTRARLENRCNPRPDNFILQKTVAGRPQTQKKVSNNAVSHVETRRELVTVKSEKDQKNAQNSSSRRILKTGSHQSSDVNSKGSFLYMETISSNQNLFPRSVYLFNVVIGIVLLIVISLDVLLS from the exons ATGGAGAACATAGTTTCCATACTTGATCACATGCCTGTGGGATTCAGATTCCGTCCCACAGACGAGGAGCTTGTCAGCTATTACCTCAAACACAAGTTGCTCGGTGATGATTTCTCTGTTCAGGTCATTCCAGAGATCGACCTTTGCAGAGTGGAACCTTGGGACGTGCCAG CGAAGTCTGTGATCAAATCCGATGACCCAGAGTGGTTTTTCTTCAGTTCTGTGGATTACAAGTACTCTAATAGTAAAAGGGTCAACAGGACCACCGAACATGGCTTCTGGAAAGCCACCGGAAATGACCGTAAAATTCGAATTGGTGGCACTAACAATGTCATTGGGACAAAGAAGACTCTTGTTTTCCACGAAGGCCGCGTTCCCCGTGGTGTCAAGACCAACTGGGTTATTCATGAATACCATGCTCTTACCTCCCATGAAAGCCAG AGGACTTTCGTTTTATGCCGCTTGATGAAGAAATTTGAGAGAAAACATGAAGGGGGAATTGAGGCACCAAACCTTCCTGACTATGGAAATCCGATACCAGCTGAACAAATTCCATCT GTAGTAGATGTTTCACCTAGAGTGATCGTGGATCCAGACTTTCCAGAAGATATTTTCTTGCCCCCAGAACAACAGTCTCCAGTTGGTATTGATCTAGGAGAATTGTTCCTAAACCCCTCAGCACTCGATGCTTGTTTTGGAAATGAAAGCTCCAATGCGCAAATTCCATTTCGAGAtactgatgatgaagatgagttCGTAAATTCAATATGGGTTGATGATGAAGAGCTTGTCATCAATGAAGAAAGAAGACACTGTTTTGTCAATCGTTCCACCCAACCAAAGTCATTGAGCAGGGTATACAATGCTAGCAGTGGCACAGATGCTGAAGTTGTCTCTAATCTG CATGCCAACATTTGTTCTGGTGAATACTCTGGTGGCATGAGTAGTCTAGATTCTAATCATGAAGCACACAAAGGAAAAAAGGAGAGTATCATTCAAGATGATTTCTGGGCAGTGGAGACATCCTCTTGTGACTCAACTGCAGATGAACATATTGAAATTTCTAGTTCTTCCTCCACTCGTGCAAGATTGGAAAATCGGTGTAATCCAAGACCAGACAACTTCATATTACAAAAAACTGTTGCAGGAAGACCACAAACCCAGAAGAAGGTTTCAAACAATGCAGTATCCCATGTAGAG ACAAGGAGGGAATTGGTCACTGTGAAATCAGAGAAAGATCAGAAAAATGCTCAAAATTCTAGTTCAAGGAGGATCCTCAAAACGGGAAGCCATCAATCCTCTGATGTCAATAGCAAAGGTTCTTTCCTTTACATGGAAACGATTTCATCAAACCAAAACCTATTTCCACGTTCAGTATATCTTTTCAATGTTGTCATAGGGATTGTGTTGTTAATAGTCATTAGTTTGGATGTATTATTATCTTAG